A DNA window from Mastomys coucha isolate ucsf_1 unplaced genomic scaffold, UCSF_Mcou_1 pScaffold21, whole genome shotgun sequence contains the following coding sequences:
- the Paox gene encoding peroxisomal N(1)-acetyl-spermine/spermidine oxidase isoform X2, which yields MSQEAFLFLAPGVKEHTPTFTEPGKSTAQSGVVELGAHWIHGPSQDNPVFQLASEFGLLGEKELSEENQLVETGGHVALPSMSCTSSGTSVSLELVTEMASLFYGLIDQTREFLNESEAPVASVGEFLKKEISQQVASWTEDEDTKKLKLAILNTFFNIECCVSGTHSMDLVALAPFGEYTVLPGLDCILAGGYQGLTNCILASLPKDTMVFDKPVKTIHWNGSFQEAAFPGETFPVLVECEDGTCLPAHHVIVTVPLGFLKEHQDTFFEPPLPAKKAEAIRKLGFGTNNKIFLEFEEPFWEPDCQFIQLVWEDTSPLQDTALSLQDTWFKKLIGFLVLPPFESSHVLCGFIAGLESEFMETLSDEEVLLSLTQVLRRVTGNPELPAAKSVLRSRWHSAPYTRGSYSYVAVGSTGDDLDLMAQPLPADGTGTQLQVLFAGEATHRTFYSTTHGALLSGWREADRLIGLWDSQVEKSQPRL from the exons ATGAGCCAGGAAGCCTTCCTTTTTTTGGCTCCCGGAGTAAAGGAACACACACCCACGTTCACTGAGCCTGGAAAGTCAACTGCCCAAA GTGGTGTAGTGGAGCTGGGTGCACACTGGATCCATGGTCCCTCCCAGGACAATCCTGTCTTCCAGCTGGCTTCGGAGTTCGGGCTCCTGGGGGAGAAAGAATTATCGGAAGAGAACCAgctggtggagacaggagggcacGTGGCCCTGCCCTCCATGAGCTGTACCAGCTCTGGAACAAGTGTGAGCCTGGAGCTGGTGACAGAGATGGCCTCTCTGTTCTATGGACTGATAGACCAGACCCGAGAATTCCTGAATGAATCTGAGGCCCCAGTAGCCAGTGTTGGAGAGTTCCTGAAGAAGGAGATAAGTCAGCAGGTGGCTAGCTGGACTGAGGATGAAGACACGAAAAAGCTCAAGCTGGCTATCCTAAATACCTTCTTCAACATAGAGTGTTGTGTGAGCGGCACCCACAGTATGGACCTGGTAGCCCTTGCACCATTTGGAGAGTATACAGTGCTGCCTGGGCTGGATTGCATCTTGGCTGG TGGCTACCAAGGACTTACCAACTGCATACTGGCTTCCTTGCCCAAGGACACGATGGTTTTTGACAAGCCGGTGAAGACCATTCACTGGAATGGGTCCTTCCAGGaagctgcttttccaggggagaCCTTCCCCGTGTTGGTGGAGTGTGAAGATGGTACCTGCCTGCCTGCACATCATGTCATCGTCACGGTGCCATTAG GTTTTCTTAAAGAACATCAAGATACCTTCtttgagccaccactgcctgccaaaAAGGCAGAAGCCATCAGAAAACTAGGCTTTGGTACCAACAACAAAATCTTCTTGGAGTTTGAGGAGCCTTTCTGGGAGCCCGACTGCCAGTTCATCCAGCTGGTGTGGGAAGATACATCACCCCTACAGGACACAGCCCTCTCACTCCAAGACACCTGGTTCAAGAAGCTCATTGGATTTTTGGTCCTGCCTCCTTTTGA gTCTTCACATGTACTCTGTGGGTTTATCGCTGGGCTGGAGTCGGAGTTTATGGAGACTCTGTCAGATGAAGAAGTGCTTCTGTCTCTAACTCAAGTACTCCGGAGAGTGACAG gaaaCCCAGAATTGCCAGCAGCCAAGAGTGTGCTGAGGTCTCGATGGCACAGTGCCCCATACACCCGAGGTTCCTACAGCTATGTGGCAGTGGGCAGCACTGGCGATGACCTAGATCTGATGGCTCAGCCCCTCCCTGCAGATGGAACTGGCACCCAG CTCCAGGTACTCTTTGCTGGGGAAGCCACACATCGGACATTTTATTCTACCACACACGGAGCTCTCCTGTCTGGCTGGAGAGAGGCTGATCGCCTCATTGGTCTGTGGGACTCACAGGTGGAGAAGTCCCAGCCCAGGCTGTGA
- the Paox gene encoding peroxisomal N(1)-acetyl-spermine/spermidine oxidase isoform X1, producing the protein MASPGPRVLLVGGGIAGLGAAQRLCGHRAAPHLRVLEATAGAGGRIRSERCFGGVVELGAHWIHGPSQDNPVFQLASEFGLLGEKELSEENQLVETGGHVALPSMSCTSSGTSVSLELVTEMASLFYGLIDQTREFLNESEAPVASVGEFLKKEISQQVASWTEDEDTKKLKLAILNTFFNIECCVSGTHSMDLVALAPFGEYTVLPGLDCILAGGYQGLTNCILASLPKDTMVFDKPVKTIHWNGSFQEAAFPGETFPVLVECEDGTCLPAHHVIVTVPLGFLKEHQDTFFEPPLPAKKAEAIRKLGFGTNNKIFLEFEEPFWEPDCQFIQLVWEDTSPLQDTALSLQDTWFKKLIGFLVLPPFESSHVLCGFIAGLESEFMETLSDEEVLLSLTQVLRRVTGNPELPAAKSVLRSRWHSAPYTRGSYSYVAVGSTGDDLDLMAQPLPADGTGTQLQVLFAGEATHRTFYSTTHGALLSGWREADRLIGLWDSQVEKSQPRL; encoded by the exons ATGGCGTCTCCCGGCCCGCGGGTGCTGCTGGTGGGCGGTGGCATCGCGGGGCTGGGCGCTGCGCAGAGGCTCTGCGGCCACCGGGCTGCTCCACACCTGCGAGTCCTGGAGGCCACCGCCGGCGCCGGGGGCCGCATCCGCTCGGAACGCTGCTTCG GTGGTGTAGTGGAGCTGGGTGCACACTGGATCCATGGTCCCTCCCAGGACAATCCTGTCTTCCAGCTGGCTTCGGAGTTCGGGCTCCTGGGGGAGAAAGAATTATCGGAAGAGAACCAgctggtggagacaggagggcacGTGGCCCTGCCCTCCATGAGCTGTACCAGCTCTGGAACAAGTGTGAGCCTGGAGCTGGTGACAGAGATGGCCTCTCTGTTCTATGGACTGATAGACCAGACCCGAGAATTCCTGAATGAATCTGAGGCCCCAGTAGCCAGTGTTGGAGAGTTCCTGAAGAAGGAGATAAGTCAGCAGGTGGCTAGCTGGACTGAGGATGAAGACACGAAAAAGCTCAAGCTGGCTATCCTAAATACCTTCTTCAACATAGAGTGTTGTGTGAGCGGCACCCACAGTATGGACCTGGTAGCCCTTGCACCATTTGGAGAGTATACAGTGCTGCCTGGGCTGGATTGCATCTTGGCTGG TGGCTACCAAGGACTTACCAACTGCATACTGGCTTCCTTGCCCAAGGACACGATGGTTTTTGACAAGCCGGTGAAGACCATTCACTGGAATGGGTCCTTCCAGGaagctgcttttccaggggagaCCTTCCCCGTGTTGGTGGAGTGTGAAGATGGTACCTGCCTGCCTGCACATCATGTCATCGTCACGGTGCCATTAG GTTTTCTTAAAGAACATCAAGATACCTTCtttgagccaccactgcctgccaaaAAGGCAGAAGCCATCAGAAAACTAGGCTTTGGTACCAACAACAAAATCTTCTTGGAGTTTGAGGAGCCTTTCTGGGAGCCCGACTGCCAGTTCATCCAGCTGGTGTGGGAAGATACATCACCCCTACAGGACACAGCCCTCTCACTCCAAGACACCTGGTTCAAGAAGCTCATTGGATTTTTGGTCCTGCCTCCTTTTGA gTCTTCACATGTACTCTGTGGGTTTATCGCTGGGCTGGAGTCGGAGTTTATGGAGACTCTGTCAGATGAAGAAGTGCTTCTGTCTCTAACTCAAGTACTCCGGAGAGTGACAG gaaaCCCAGAATTGCCAGCAGCCAAGAGTGTGCTGAGGTCTCGATGGCACAGTGCCCCATACACCCGAGGTTCCTACAGCTATGTGGCAGTGGGCAGCACTGGCGATGACCTAGATCTGATGGCTCAGCCCCTCCCTGCAGATGGAACTGGCACCCAG CTCCAGGTACTCTTTGCTGGGGAAGCCACACATCGGACATTTTATTCTACCACACACGGAGCTCTCCTGTCTGGCTGGAGAGAGGCTGATCGCCTCATTGGTCTGTGGGACTCACAGGTGGAGAAGTCCCAGCCCAGGCTGTGA
- the Fuom gene encoding fucose mutarotase encodes MVALKGIPKVLSPELLFALARMGHGDEIVFADANFPTSSICQCGPVEIRADGLDIPQLLEAVLKLLPLDTYVESPAAVMDLVPSDKEKGLQTPIWSHYESLLLTADCKKALMKIERFEFYERAKKAFAVVATGEMALYGNIILKKGTLDLRPS; translated from the exons ATGGTTGCGCTGAAGGGCATCCCGAAGGTGCTGTCCCCGGAGCTGTTGTTCGCGCTTGCGCGGATGGGGCATGGAGACGAAATTG TCTTTGCAGATGCGAACTTTCCTACCTCTTCCATCTGCCAGTGCGGGCCTGTAGAGATCCGAGCAGATG GCCTCGACATCCCACAGCTCCTGGAGGCTGTACTGAAGCTCCTGCCCCTGGACACCTATGTGGAAAGCCCG GCTGCTGTCATGGACCTAGTGCCCAGTGACAAAGAGAAGGGCCTGCAGACCCCAATATGGAGCCATTATGAATCCCTTCTTCTCACAGCTGACTGTAAG AAAGCTCTGATGAAGATAGAGAGATTTGAATTTTATGAACGTGCAAAAAAGGCATTTGCTGTTGTTGCAACTGG GGAGATGGCACTCTATGGAAACATCATCCTCAAGAAGGGAACTCTTGACCTCCGACCCTCATAG
- the Echs1 gene encoding enoyl-CoA hydratase, mitochondrial yields MAALRALLPRVCSSLLSSVRCPEPRRFASGANFQYIITEKKGKNSSVGLIQLNRPKALNALCNGLIEELNQALATFEEDPAVGAIVLTGGEKAFAAGADIKEMQNRTFQDCYSSKFLSHWDHITRVKKPVIAAVNGYALGGGCELAMMCDIIYAGEKAQFGQPEILLGTIPGAGGTQRLTRAVGKSLAMEMVLTGDRISAQDAKQAGLVSKIFPVETLVEEAIQCAEKIASNSKIIVAMAKEAVNGAFEMSLTEGNKLEKKLFYSTFATDDRREGMAAFVEKRKANFKDH; encoded by the exons ATGGCGGCCCTGCGTGCTCTGCTACCTAGAGTCTGCAGCTCACTGTTGTCTTCAGTCCGCTGCCCAGAACCACGGCGCTTCGCCTCGG GTGCTAACTTTCAATATATCATCacggaaaagaaaggaaagaatagcaGCGTGGGGCTAATCCAGTTGAACCGCCCCAAAGCACTCAATGCACTTTGCAATGGCCTGATTGAGGAACTCAACCAAGCACTGGCGACCTTTGAGGAAGATCCCGCTGTGGGCGCCATTGTGCTCACTGGTGGGGAGAAGGCCTTTGCAG CTGGAGCTGACATCAAGGAAATGCAGAACCGGACATTTCAGGACTGTTACTCCAGCAAGTTCCTGAGCCACTGGGACCATATCACCCGGGTCAAGAAGCCGGTCATCGCAGCTGTCAATGGCTATGCT cttggTGGGGGTTGTGAACTTGCCATGATGTGTGATATCATCTATGCCGGGGAGAAAGCCCAGTTTGGACAGCCGGAAATCCTCCTGGGGACCATCCCAG GTGCTGGGGGCACTCAGAGACTCACCAGAGCAGTTGGCAAATCGCTAGCAATGGAGATGGTCCTCACTGGTGACCGCATTTCAGCCCAGGATGCCAAGCAAGCAG GTCTTGTAAGCAAGATTTTTCCTGTTGAAACACTGGTTGAAGAGGCCATCCAATGTGCAGAAAAAATTGCCAGCAATTCCAAAATCATAGTAGCCATGGCGAAAGAAGCTGTGAATGGAG CCTTTGAAATGTCGTTAACAGAAGGAAATAAGCTGGAGAAGAAGCTCTTTTATTCTACCTTTGCCACT GATGACCGGAGAGAAGGGATGGCTGCATTTGTAGAGAAAAGGAAGGCCAACTTCAAAGATCACTGA
- the Paox gene encoding peroxisomal N(1)-acetyl-spermine/spermidine oxidase isoform X3, which produces MASPGPRVLLVGGGIAGLGAAQRLCGHRAAPHLRVLEATAGAGGRIRSERCFGFLKEHQDTFFEPPLPAKKAEAIRKLGFGTNNKIFLEFEEPFWEPDCQFIQLVWEDTSPLQDTALSLQDTWFKKLIGFLVLPPFESSHVLCGFIAGLESEFMETLSDEEVLLSLTQVLRRVTGNPELPAAKSVLRSRWHSAPYTRGSYSYVAVGSTGDDLDLMAQPLPADGTGTQLQVLFAGEATHRTFYSTTHGALLSGWREADRLIGLWDSQVEKSQPRL; this is translated from the exons ATGGCGTCTCCCGGCCCGCGGGTGCTGCTGGTGGGCGGTGGCATCGCGGGGCTGGGCGCTGCGCAGAGGCTCTGCGGCCACCGGGCTGCTCCACACCTGCGAGTCCTGGAGGCCACCGCCGGCGCCGGGGGCCGCATCCGCTCGGAACGCTGCTTCG GTTTTCTTAAAGAACATCAAGATACCTTCtttgagccaccactgcctgccaaaAAGGCAGAAGCCATCAGAAAACTAGGCTTTGGTACCAACAACAAAATCTTCTTGGAGTTTGAGGAGCCTTTCTGGGAGCCCGACTGCCAGTTCATCCAGCTGGTGTGGGAAGATACATCACCCCTACAGGACACAGCCCTCTCACTCCAAGACACCTGGTTCAAGAAGCTCATTGGATTTTTGGTCCTGCCTCCTTTTGA gTCTTCACATGTACTCTGTGGGTTTATCGCTGGGCTGGAGTCGGAGTTTATGGAGACTCTGTCAGATGAAGAAGTGCTTCTGTCTCTAACTCAAGTACTCCGGAGAGTGACAG gaaaCCCAGAATTGCCAGCAGCCAAGAGTGTGCTGAGGTCTCGATGGCACAGTGCCCCATACACCCGAGGTTCCTACAGCTATGTGGCAGTGGGCAGCACTGGCGATGACCTAGATCTGATGGCTCAGCCCCTCCCTGCAGATGGAACTGGCACCCAG CTCCAGGTACTCTTTGCTGGGGAAGCCACACATCGGACATTTTATTCTACCACACACGGAGCTCTCCTGTCTGGCTGGAGAGAGGCTGATCGCCTCATTGGTCTGTGGGACTCACAGGTGGAGAAGTCCCAGCCCAGGCTGTGA